From the Lathyrus oleraceus cultivar Zhongwan6 chromosome 4, CAAS_Psat_ZW6_1.0, whole genome shotgun sequence genome, one window contains:
- the LOC127135141 gene encoding pollen receptor-like kinase 3: MAVVRFLIFILLIFLSLPSQCISITESEALLKLKQSFTNSQSLSSWVPNQNPCSSKWVGVICFNNIVSSLHLSNLGLSGKIDIDSLLQIPSIRTISFANNSFDGPIPEFNKLGALKALYLAQNQFSGPIPPQYFSHLASLKKAWLNNNKFSGNIPESLASLRFLGELHLENNEFSGPIIELKQDIKSFDISNNKLQGPIPTTMSRFEAKSFAGNGELCGKPLDKECDPAPISIPTTPDSGQGSGWALKVIAILIVATVVAVFFTLIKSKQRRVDDDFSVMSRENNDDVVQVHIPSSNYSRASEVSKKESRRGASKSGGMGDLIMVNDEKGVFGLPDLMKAAAEVLGNGGLGSAYKAAMTNGLSVVVKRMREMNKVSRDIFDAEMRRFGRLRNRNILAPLAYHYRREEKLFVTEYMPKGSLLYVLHGDRGSSHAELNWPTRLKIVKGIARGLTFLYTEFASGDLPHGNLKSSNILLTDNYEPLLSDFAFHPLINPTYAAQTMFAYKTPDYMVYQHVSQKTDVYCLGIIILEIITGKFPSQYHSNGKGGTDVVQWVFTAISERREAELIDPELAGNETDSINQMLQLVQIGAACTESNPEQRLNMKEAIRRIEELQV, encoded by the exons ATGGCCGTTGTTCGCTTCCTTATCTTCATCCTTCTCATCTTCCTCTCTCTCCCTTCCCAATGCATTTCCATTACCGAATCTGAAGCTCTCCTCAAACTCAAACAATCATTCACAAACTCACAATCTCTTTCTTCATGGGTCCCCAATCAAAATCCATGCTCTTCAAAATGGGTTGGTGTAATTTGTTTCAACAACATCGTCTCGAGTCTTCATCTCTCTAATTTAGGCCTTTCGGGTAAAATTGACATTGATTCTTTATTACAGATTCCATCCATAAGAACCATAAGTTTCGCTAACAACTCTTTCGATGGTCCTATTCCCGAATTCAATAAACTCGGTGCTCTTAAAGCTCTTTATTTAGCACAGAACCAATTCTCAGGACCAATTCCTCCACAATATTTTTCACATTTAGCTTCTTTGAAAAAAGCATggctcaacaacaacaagttcTCAGGAAATATACCAGAATCATTAGCAAGCCTTCGTTTCCTCGGCGAGTTACATCTCGAAAACAACGAGTTCTCTGGTCCTATCATAGAATTAAAACAAGATATCAAATCATTTGACATATCCAACAATAAGTTACAAGGCCCAATACCAACTACAATGTCGAGGTTCGAAGCAAAATCTTTTGCAGGAAATGGAGAGCTTTGTGGGAAGCCTCTTGATAAAGAATGTGATCCTGCTCCAATTTCAATTCCAACAACACCCGACAGTGGACAAGGTTCTGGATGGGCTTTAAAGGTTATTGCCATTCTAATTGTTGCAACGGTTGTGGCCGTGTTTTTCACGTTAATTAAATCGAAACAACGTAGAGTGGACGATGATTTCAGTGTTATGAGTAGAGAAAATAATGATGATGTGGTTCAGGTTCATATTCCTAGCTCAAACTATAGTAGAGCATCAGAAGTTAGTAAAAAAGAATCTAGGAGAGGTGCTTCAAAGAGTGGTGGAATGGGTGATCTTATaatggtgaatgatgaaaaagGTGTGTTTGGTTTACCTGATTTGATGAAAGCTGCTGCTGAGGTTTTAGGAAACGGTGGGTTAGGTTCTGCTTATAAAGCTGCAATGACTAATGGCTTATCTGTAGTTGTCAAGAGGATGAGAGAGATGAATAAAGTTAGTAGAGATATATTTGATGCTGAGATGAGACGGTTTGGGAGACTCAGAAACCGTAATATTTTGGCTCCTTTGGCTTACCATTACCGCCGAGAGGAGAAGTTATTTGTTACCGAATATATGCCCAAAGGAAGCTTGTTATACGTCTTGCATG GTGATAGAGGATCAAGCCATGCTGAATTGAATTGGCCAACACGTTTGAAGATTGTGAAGGGAATTGCACGTGGTTTAACCTTTCTCTACACAGAATTTGCATCCGGAGACCTTCCACATGGAAATCTTAAATCAAGCAATATACTTCTAACTGATAATTACGAGCCGCTTTTAAGTGACTTTGCATTTCATCCACTGATCAACCCAACCTATGCAGCACAAACAATGTTTGCATACAAGACTCCTGATTACATGGTCTACCAACACGTTTCACAGAAAACCGACGTTTATTGTCTCGGAATCATCATTCTTGAAATCATTACTGGAAAATTCCCTTCTCAATATCACAGTAATGGTAAAGGTGGCACCGATGTAGTTCAATGGGTTTTCACAGCAATTTCTGAGAGAAGAGAAGCTGAACTTATTGATCCAGAGTTAGCAGGAAACGAGACGGACTCCATCAATCAAATGCTACAACTTGTTCAAATCGGGGCTGCTTGCACAGAAAGTAACCCTGAACAACGACTTAACATGAAGGAAGCTATTAGAAGGATAGAGGAATTACAAGTTTAA